Within Sorangiineae bacterium MSr11367, the genomic segment GACCTATTTTGGGCAATCGCAGCAGTTCATCCTGAACCGCGCCCCAGGGGAGCCGATCGATTCCAACGTTGTCTGCCAGGGCGATGGCTCCGAGGAACGTGTCCATCGTGAACCAGCCGGCGTGATTCCCAACGTAAATCGCCGGGCCGCTCCGCGGCACGTGCTCGGCCCCCTCGACGCTGAGCGAGATGTATCCCGTTCGCAGGAGTGCACGCAGCGGAGGGAACACCCGCTTCGTCATCATATCGACATCACGCCGCGGCACTGGCCCCAAACCACGAGCATGCAGCACCCCATTGGTCGTGCTGCGCCGCGCCTCTTCCCCGGATGTTACGACGGCCGCTGCCATACCCCGTCCCCGTGTAATAGCCATCACAATTGCGTGCGTCGCAATCGCCGATGCATAGCCCGGACCCCTCGCCCAGAACTCGAGGTGTTACGTCGAACGCCTGGAACGTGCAAGGAAATTATCTTGTTAACATCGAATCAATTGTTTCCAAAATTCACTTCATCCGTTGCGTAATCCAATTAATTTCTAGCGATGTAGCGAGGACGACTCGCACGAGAGTACGAGTCCCCCTCGGCGAAACGCAGCGGTCACTCGGATGTTTCGCCCTTGTCTCGCCGTGCAACGCGCGTGTTTCGCGGTGCAACGAATCGTCATGCGTGCGGCCTGCAGACTCGCTTGGGGCGCGTCGGTTTCGTACGCAGGGCGTCCACCCAAGACGCGAGACTCAATAGATGATGCTCACTCGGCCTCCGCGTGCGCTCGAGGTTTGCGCGCGCAGAACTTGAACGCGCGCCCCGGGGTCCGTTTGGACCGCGACATCGCGAAGCCGGCAACCTCGAGGCGCCGGGCAAGGTCGCGGGCTCCACGGGAACCATCGCATCGAAAACGTGCAGCCTCCGAGGACCGACGCTGACGACGCTGTCAGGCCGGCGAAGAGTCCGCCCGGTCGCCGGCGCGCGAGCGTCCGATCGGTGGTCGTGCGCAGCGTCCATTTTTCGAAAGCGCCAATGCACGATTCGAAGGAGACCGATCGCGCGAACTCGTTCGGCACTCCGCGGCGGAGACCGGCATCCCCTTCGGCGGCCGACGGAGAGCCCGTTTCGCTCGCGGGGGGGTTAGTTGGAGGGTTGGAGGGTTGGAGGGTGCAAACGCGATCCCCGCGGCCTTTTCGCGGGGCCGGCAACCACCGTGACCACCCGCTGCATATTTCTCGCGGGGAAACCTATCGCATTCCTTCTAACGGCAAGCGACAATGGGAGGTTGTCCCATGCTGGAAGTCGCATTGCCAGAAGCTCGAGACGGTGGCGTCGATGCTTCACGCGCAACCCCGGTCGGCACCGCCTCGCGCATTCAAGACCTCGACGTGCTCCGCGGCGCGGCGCTCCTGGGTGTGCTCATGATGAACCTCGTGGACGGCTTCCGCGTCCCCTACCCGCTGCGTTTTCCGCTTACACCCGACCCATCGTGGGTCAATCGGGCCGCCCAGAACGTGCTCGCGGTGGTGCTCCAAGGCAAGGCCATGACCATGTTCTCGCTGCTGTTCGGCGTGGGCATGTGCATCTTCTACGAGCGTGCGCAGGCGCGTGGAGCGTCGCCCATCCCGCTGCTCGCGCGCCGCCTGATCGTGCTGCTCGCATTCGGCCTCGCGCACATGCTCCTGCTTTGGAATGGGGACGTGCTCACGTCGTATGCCGTCTCCGGGCTCATCGCACTCCCATTGATCCGAAGACGCCCGGCCACCCTGCTGGCCGTGGCCGTGGCCTTGCTCGGGGGGCGCGCGTTCATTCTTTGGCTTTGGCCCACCCTGATTCCGCCCTCGGGCGGCGCCACCGCCGAGCACTATCGAGATGCGCTCTCCATCTATGGATCGGGAAGCTATTTCGATGTGGTGAAGTTCCGCGCGTCCGAAGTTTGGTATTTCATGTTTCGGTTTTCCTTTTTGGAAGTCCCCACCGAGGTAAGCAATTTTCTCATTGGCGCGTGCATTTGGCACGCGGGCATCCTTCGCGACGTCGAACGCTACCGGCACCCGCTCGTTTGGGTGGCACGGATCGGCATCGCGGTGGGGGCGGGCTATGCCATTCTCCGCCTGACCCCAGCCGGTGAAGCACTGAATCCGCATGCCAAGGACGAAATCCTTCGCGCCTCGAGCAGTGCCATTCTGCGCCTATTCACCTTGGGTTACGGGGCGCTTTTCCTGCTGTTGCTGCAACGCCCCGGTGCCCGTGCGGCCTTGCTGCGCATCGCCCCCCTCGGGCAAATGGCATTTACGAATTATCTATCTCATTCCTTTTTCTTCACGACTCTCTTCTATGGATACGCCTTTGGCCTGCTGACGACGGTCGGTGTGGCCTGGGCGATGGTGCTCGGCGTGGCCGTGTATATCGGGCAATGCATCCTCAGCACGTATTGGCTCCGGCGATTCCGATTCGGACCGTTCGAGTGGGCGTGGCGCTGCCTCACCTACGGCAAGCTGCAACCCATGCGGCGCTGACGCGGAGCATCAACCCTCGATGCACACGTCGCTCGTGGGAACGGCGCAGCAGAGCAAGGCCGTTCCGGCCGCAGGATCCTCGAGAAGATCGGCGACGTGGGCGACGGAGCCTTCGGTGACGCGGTGGCGGCAACTCTGGCATACGCCGCTGCGGCAACTGGAGGCGAGGGCCAACCCCGCGCGCTCGGCCAGTTCGAGCAGCGTATCGCCCTCGCGCCAGGTGGCTTCGACCCGGCTGCGCGCAAAGCGCACGCGAAAGGGGCCCGGGGCCGGCGGTTTCGCGTTGGCCGGTGCGGCACGGCGCGGGGAGATGAACACCTCGTAGTGAATGGGGTGTGGCCAGGCCGATTTGGCCGCGTGCAGCAAGGCGTCCGGCCCGCACAAGTAGATGCCGGCGCCCTCCAGGGGCCATGTTCGACGGAGCCGCCCGAAGTCGATGCGACCGGGCCGGGCGCCGAGCCGCGCGCAGGCCGCCTCGCTGGCGCGACTCAGGTAAAGCTCGGTGGTCGCCGAGGGGAACGCGGAGGCGAGCGCCGTGACCTCCGACCAGAGGGCGAGTTCGTCCTCGGTTCGAGCGCCGTGCACGATGTGGATCGGCGCAGGGTAGTCGCGCGGCAGGCCGCGCAGCATGGCCGCGATGGGCGTGATGCCGATGCCCGCGCTGACGAAAACCAGGGGCGGAGGCGGCGTGCGCGGATCCGGCGGCACGGTGAACTCGCCGAAGGGGCCCGAGAGAACGAGATCATCGCCTTCGCGCACGGCGTCGTGCAGGTGCGACGAGAGGCGGCCCTCCGGCTCGCGTTTGACGCTGATGCGGAGCAGGCCATCGTCGGTGACGTCGGACACCGTGTAGCAACGCCACGCAGGCCCCGCCGCCGCATCCAGCGCGGGCGAGGCATGGATGCGCACGTGTTGACCCGGCCGCCACGGGCCCCGCAGGTGCGCGAGCGCATCGCGCAGCCAAAAGCTCGTCACGCGCGGGCTCTCGTCTCTGCGGCGCTCGACCTTGGCCGCGCGGGCCCATTCGTGCGGCGCGGGCGCCGTGTCGACGGCGCCCCCGAACCGCGTGCGGTCCGAGGCGATGCCTACCTCGTGGCAACCATCCCCCACCGCAGCCCGGCCGGCGCGCACGATGCGCGCGTAGACGCCACAAAAGACGTGCCCGAAGGTCCGCGCGAGCACCAGCGGGACGTGCACGTCGACGGCGGCGGTGCTCGGATTGACCGACGTCGCCTTGCACCGATCGATGGGGCGAATGATCTCCAACTCGGCATCCCCGATGCGAATGCGCCGCCCGATCAGCGAGAGCTCTCCCCACGCCGCGAGCCCTTCGAGGTAGACGTTGCCGCGAAACCGCAGGGGATCGAGCTCGACCCCTGCAGCCCGCGCGAGCTCGCGAACGGTCTCCAGGTTGATGATCGAGATCTCCGCGTCCCGATGGTCCCACAAGCCGAAGCCCTCCGCCTCGACGAGCCCCGGCGAGCCTTGCGGCCCCTCCGGGAACCAGCCGGCCAAGGCGAGGTTGCACGCGGCCACGCTTTTTGGATCGGTGCAATCGACATGGATCGTGTCGCCGCGCGGGGAGCGAATGCGAAGTGCGAGGCCGTCCTCGTCGAAGTCGACGTCGAAGGACGGCAAATCGGTATTCTGGGTGAGGCGCACGAAGGCCTGGCAGGGCACCCACGCGGGCACGTTGCCGCCCTCCAGCGCGAGGCGTACCTGACCGTTCGCGATGGCGAATCGTCGATCGTGCGGGATTCCGCCGCCGGCCAAAAGCTCGACGCGGGCGAGCTTCTGCGGGTGAAATCCTTTGATGGGATAACGGCATATCGCCGCGAGGTGGCCAATGTTCATGACGGTACGGGGGCTTCGGTGCCAATGAGAAGGATGCGGGCGCGGGGACCGATGCCCAGGACCGAACGCGTCCCCGCGTCGTGGCACGCGGCGAGAAGGCCGGCGGCCCCCGCCGCACCGCACGGGGACTGTGCGACGCCGTCGCGCGCGACCGCGCGGACGGCTTCCTCGGCGGCCGCGTCGGTGATGGCGGCGAACGCATCGGCCAGCGGCGAGAGCACGCGGAAGGCGAGGACCGAGGGCTCGCGGCAATCGAGGCGTCCGAGGATGGTCGCCCCCGCCGCGTGATCCGCGATGTGCCCGGGCGCCCCGCGCCGGGCGCTCTCCAGCAGGCACGCGGCGGACATGGGCTCGACGACGACGAAGACGACGTCGCCCCAGCGCTCGCGAAAATACGATGCGCAAACGGCCGCGAGTCCGCCAACGCCCGCCTGCACGAAGACGTGCGTGGGCGGCCCGCCCTGCCCCTCGCAATCCGTCGCCGCCTCGTCGCACAAGACGGTGTAGCCCTGCATGACCTCGCGAACGGGTGTGGCATCCTGCCCGGCCGCGTGAAGCGGCACGGTGTCGGAGATGATCGTCCAGCCGCGTTCCTTGGCGCGTGCCTCCAGCAGACGCAGGCTCGCCTCGTAGTCTCGCCCGCCGCGCAGCGTTTCGGCGCCCAGGGCACGCAAGCGCGCTTCGAAACTCTGGGGAACGGCCTCGCTCAAGCACACCACGCTTCGCACGCCCGCGGCCCGTGCGCCGGCGGCGACGGAGAGGCCATGGTTGCCGGCGCTCGCGCAGGCGACGGTGGTGGACGCCGAGCCATGGCGGCGCACGTGGCAAAGCACCGAATGCGCGCCGCCCAGGGCCTTGAAGCTGCCCATGCCCATGCGCCCCGCTTCATCCTTCAGCAGCACCGCGCCGACGCCGAGCTCGCGCTCCATCCACGGAAGGTGCCGCAGCGGCGTGGGCGCATAGTTCATGAACTCGGACAGCAGCGCCCGTGCGGGGACGACATGCTGCGCGCCAAAGGCCAGCGCGTCGCCGGTGAGGGGCCCATCCGGGCGGCGATTCATGTGAAGGTCCAAGCGCCACGGGTTCGACGTCGGCATGCATGGCAATATAGCGCTCCGACGTGCAAAAATACCGCGTTGTATGGCACAAAGGCGCGGCAAAACCGCGCATATATGCCATACAGTGCGGATAATGCGCAAAGATCGATATGACGTTCTCGACCGTATCGACCGTGCCATCCTCGCGCACCTGCAAGAGGACGCGCGCGTGACCGCCGAGGCGATGGCGCCCGACGTGGGACTCTCCATCGCCGCCGTTCAGCGGCGCATCAAACGGCTGCGCGAAGAGGGCGTCATTCAAAAGGAGATTGCCGTGGTCGACCCGTTCAAACTCGGCCAGGCGATGACCTTCGTCGTCTCCGTCGAGTTGGACCGCGAGCGCCTCACGGATCTGGACGACTTCGAGCGCACCATGCGCACGGAGCCGCAGGTGCAACAGTGCTACCGCGTGACGGGGACGACGGACTTCGTGCTGGTCATCCTCGCGCGCGACATGACCGACTTCGAGACCTTCACGCGCCGCGCCCTGTATGAAAATGGCAATGTGCGGCGCTTCACCACCAACGTCGTCACCAGCCGGGTCAAGGTTGGGCTGGCAGTACCCATCGACGCGTCATGAGCGGACCTCTATCCTGCGCGGCATGAAGCTTCCGCACGTCGTGCTGGGCGCGTTGCTGGGGACGAACATCGCGATGATCGCCGGGCCGGCCGAGGCCACCGCGACCTGGGTAGGCCCGCTGAGCACGCGCGGACGCTACGTCGTCGACGCCAACGGCGACCGGTTCAAGCTGAAGTCCGGGAACTGGCACGGCGCCAGCGGAACGTGGAACGGCTCGGGGGATATCGCCGACCCGGCAAACCACCATGCGGGCGAGAAAGCCGATCAGATCCCGCTCGGCCTCGACCGGGCCTCGCTCGAGGAGATCCTCGACGGCTTCGCCGAGTTGGGGATCAACAGCATCCGACTGCCCTTCTCCAACCAGATGATCCACGACACCACCCCGGTGCAGGTCCCCAAGAACCCTGGGCTGAGCGGAAGAACGCCACTTCAGATCTACGACGCGGTCATCGAGCGTCTGACGGCGCGCGGCTTTGCGGTCATCCTCAACAACCATACGAACACGTCCCGCTGGTGCTGCGGCGTCGACGGCAACGAGCGCTGGAACACCAGCCAGACCGTCCAGCGGTGGCAGGACGACTGGGTCTTCATGGCCCGCCGCTACAAGGCGAACAAGCGCGTGGTCGGAGCGGACCTCTACAACGAGGTCCGCCGGGACATTTTGGACGATCCGAACTGGGGATTGGGCGACGATCACGATTGGCAGCAGGCGAGCCAGCGGGTGGCCGACCGGATCCAACTGGAGGCGAACCCGGACCTGCTGATCATCGTCGAGGGCATCAATTGGTTCGGCATTCCCGCCGACGGCCTGCCGCACGGCCGCCCGACCCTCGAGCCGGTTCGCGATCTTTCGCACACGCTGATCGACTCGGGGAAGCTGGTCTACTCGGCGCATTTCTACGGCTACACCGGCCCGAATCACAGTGGCGCGACCGGCGTGGGCGAGACGCACGATCCGCGCTACCAGGACCTGAGCCCGCAGGAACTTCGAGATGTCGTCTACCGGCAAGCGTTCTACGTCGCGGCGGAGGCCGGGACGCACTTCAACGCTCCGGTGTGGTTCAGCGAGTTCGGCGTCGGGGGTCGGGAGAACAACGATCCGAAGTCGCGCGACTGGTTCAACCGGTTCGTCGATTACCTCGTGCAGACCGACGCCGACTTCGCGTTCTGGCCGTTGGTCGGAT encodes:
- a CDS encoding pyridoxal-phosphate dependent enzyme; translation: MNRRPDGPLTGDALAFGAQHVVPARALLSEFMNYAPTPLRHLPWMERELGVGAVLLKDEAGRMGMGSFKALGGAHSVLCHVRRHGSASTTVACASAGNHGLSVAAGARAAGVRSVVCLSEAVPQSFEARLRALGAETLRGGRDYEASLRLLEARAKERGWTIISDTVPLHAAGQDATPVREVMQGYTVLCDEAATDCEGQGGPPTHVFVQAGVGGLAAVCASYFRERWGDVVFVVVEPMSAACLLESARRGAPGHIADHAAGATILGRLDCREPSVLAFRVLSPLADAFAAITDAAAEEAVRAVARDGVAQSPCGAAGAAGLLAACHDAGTRSVLGIGPRARILLIGTEAPVPS
- a CDS encoding DUF418 domain-containing protein yields the protein MLEVALPEARDGGVDASRATPVGTASRIQDLDVLRGAALLGVLMMNLVDGFRVPYPLRFPLTPDPSWVNRAAQNVLAVVLQGKAMTMFSLLFGVGMCIFYERAQARGASPIPLLARRLIVLLAFGLAHMLLLWNGDVLTSYAVSGLIALPLIRRRPATLLAVAVALLGGRAFILWLWPTLIPPSGGATAEHYRDALSIYGSGSYFDVVKFRASEVWYFMFRFSFLEVPTEVSNFLIGACIWHAGILRDVERYRHPLVWVARIGIAVGAGYAILRLTPAGEALNPHAKDEILRASSSAILRLFTLGYGALFLLLLQRPGARAALLRIAPLGQMAFTNYLSHSFFFTTLFYGYAFGLLTTVGVAWAMVLGVAVYIGQCILSTYWLRRFRFGPFEWAWRCLTYGKLQPMRR
- a CDS encoding MOSC domain-containing protein; this translates as MNIGHLAAICRYPIKGFHPQKLARVELLAGGGIPHDRRFAIANGQVRLALEGGNVPAWVPCQAFVRLTQNTDLPSFDVDFDEDGLALRIRSPRGDTIHVDCTDPKSVAACNLALAGWFPEGPQGSPGLVEAEGFGLWDHRDAEISIINLETVRELARAAGVELDPLRFRGNVYLEGLAAWGELSLIGRRIRIGDAELEIIRPIDRCKATSVNPSTAAVDVHVPLVLARTFGHVFCGVYARIVRAGRAAVGDGCHEVGIASDRTRFGGAVDTAPAPHEWARAAKVERRRDESPRVTSFWLRDALAHLRGPWRPGQHVRIHASPALDAAAGPAWRCYTVSDVTDDGLLRISVKREPEGRLSSHLHDAVREGDDLVLSGPFGEFTVPPDPRTPPPPLVFVSAGIGITPIAAMLRGLPRDYPAPIHIVHGARTEDELALWSEVTALASAFPSATTELYLSRASEAACARLGARPGRIDFGRLRRTWPLEGAGIYLCGPDALLHAAKSAWPHPIHYEVFISPRRAAPANAKPPAPGPFRVRFARSRVEATWREGDTLLELAERAGLALASSCRSGVCQSCRHRVTEGSVAHVADLLEDPAAGTALLCCAVPTSDVCIEG
- a CDS encoding glycoside hydrolase family 5 protein — protein: MKLPHVVLGALLGTNIAMIAGPAEATATWVGPLSTRGRYVVDANGDRFKLKSGNWHGASGTWNGSGDIADPANHHAGEKADQIPLGLDRASLEEILDGFAELGINSIRLPFSNQMIHDTTPVQVPKNPGLSGRTPLQIYDAVIERLTARGFAVILNNHTNTSRWCCGVDGNERWNTSQTVQRWQDDWVFMARRYKANKRVVGADLYNEVRRDILDDPNWGLGDDHDWQQASQRVADRIQLEANPDLLIIVEGINWFGIPADGLPHGRPTLEPVRDLSHTLIDSGKLVYSAHFYGYTGPNHSGATGVGETHDPRYQDLSPQELRDVVYRQAFYVAAEAGTHFNAPVWFSEFGVGGRENNDPKSRDWFNRFVDYLVQTDADFAFWPLVGFHTNRTGNGWALLHWDAAGNRMGLYDGDDWRQPAWTRLMNAASRSGPIPQSERWSMLNLDHADFQASRAVRAMPDWNAGARKGACPDGQRVIGLSHTGNRGLCTGAWTSSGYAVVRDESYVEADWASGYTKVQCPPDHYLVGYSVKGAAFDAGLCAKSPTPLGRNGRTVWFDRGDNRSSGGGDFARGHYKGQCATNEYIAGVAYTGRVGSNRTPDAILCRF
- a CDS encoding Lrp/AsnC family transcriptional regulator; the encoded protein is MRKDRYDVLDRIDRAILAHLQEDARVTAEAMAPDVGLSIAAVQRRIKRLREEGVIQKEIAVVDPFKLGQAMTFVVSVELDRERLTDLDDFERTMRTEPQVQQCYRVTGTTDFVLVILARDMTDFETFTRRALYENGNVRRFTTNVVTSRVKVGLAVPIDAS